The Bacteroidales bacterium nucleotide sequence TACCATTCCAAAATTTAAATATTACCCCAGTTCGTGGTATGGAAGGTGTTCGCGAAGCATCTATTAAGATAGAAGGTTGTGTGCCCGAATGGAGTTTCTTAGAAGGTGCTGTTTTAAAAGTAGCTATTGCTCACGGATTGGCAAATGCAAAGAAATTGATGAAAGCTGTTAGCGATGGTACTGTTTCGTATCACTTTATTGAAGTAATGGCTTGTCCTGGTGGATGCTTAGGTGGTGGTGGACAGCCTATACCTACCAATAAAGAAATACGTCAAAAACGTGCAGAAGCTATTTATGCCGAAGACGAAGGTATGCCATTACGTAAATCACATGAAAACCCAGAAGTTCAACTTATTTATCAAGACTTCTTAGGTAAACCACTCGGACATAAATCGCACGATTTGTTGCATACTCATTACAAACCCAGAAAACGTTACTAAAATTAGTATTTTTATAAAAAGGGCTGCTCATATAAATGGGCAGCTTTTTTTATTTTATCAATAAGAGTGTTAGGTCTATTATATATAACAAATTGATTTATAATATTATTTGGGTGTTTTATGATTTATATTTGATAACTCCATGCACCTTTTTCTTTAACAATGTAAATGGAAATATTCGTGTCTTTTAACTTTTTTTTCCAAAAGTTTATTTTCTTTTGAGAACAAGAACTATCAATAATAATTTGCTTGGTATAAACATATTTTAATAGTTTTTGAATGTCTACTTTAGCTTCTTTTTGTAGTATAATAGCATCAACCTTTATGGTTGAATTAAATTTATTTTTAAAAAAGAAATCGTCATTGATAACTAAAATTTTATATCCATAAAAATTAAAAAAATGCTTTTTTGTGAAAATATTCGGATTATCGATTGTTGTTAGATTAGTAAATAAAAAAGTGGGTGTTAGTTGATGAAATGGCAATATTTTTTCTTGCTCTAATCCCATGCTTATCCAGTGATTTTGGAGAAAAATATGTATATTTTTTTCTTTATATAATTCGGCAAATAATACATTTTTGGTCCCATTGATAAAATTTAGTGTAGAAACCTGATTGATATTATATACATAAATATTTTTTTGCTGCAGTTGAATGAATTTATTATAGAAAGCTATTAATGAAAAAATGAAAATGGTAAATAATAAATATTTTAAATAATGAATTTTTTTTTGAATTAAATAAACCGTTAGAAATAAGAGAATTAAATATAAGAGAATAAGCTGAATTTCGTTAACATAAATGTTTGTAATTGTAGCTATCGGTAATTTTTCAATAAATTGTGTGAATCCATTCATAAAAAGAATGAGGTATTTCAAGCAAACATTAAAGATTATTGAAATAAATGGTATATTGTAAAATATTAAATTTAGTATAGTTAAGTATATTACAAACGATGTTATAGGAACGAGTACTATACCCGACAAAAGAAAATATGTAGGGAATTGATGAAAATAATAAAGGGATAAAGGAGTTGTAACAATTTGTGCGGCTATGGTAACACTTATTAAATCCCAAATAAATTGAATTATTTGATTTTCGGAATGAAACCAAGCTCGAATTTTAGGTTGAAAATAAACAATCCCAATTACTGCAATATATGATAATTGAAATCCTAAATCGAATAATAAAAACGGATTTATGCATAATATAAAAAAGGCAGAAGCTGCTAAAATATTGTAAATATTTGTGTGTCGATTCAATTGTTTTCCTATTGCAACAAAACTAAACATAGTTGTTGCTCTAACAACGGATGGTGATAATCCTGTAATAAAGGCATAAAACCATAAGAAAATAATAATAAGAAATAATTTAACCCATTTTTGCCATGAATTTTTTTTTAGAAAAAATAATATGTATTGAATAATTAAGTAAATAACACCAACATGTAAGCCACTAACCGCTAATATGTGAGTAGCTCCGGCAGCTACATACGATTGTTTAATTTCACTATCAATTTCGTTTTTATACCCAAGAGTGATGGCCGAAGCAATAGCACTTACTTGATTTGGTAAATTTAAGTCGTTAAAAATTGCTAATACTTTATTTCGGATATGTTCTGCAAATCTTATTATAGAAAAATTATGTTCCGATGAAATTTTTATCCAATCGTTTGATTTTAAAAAAGCGGATTGAGCAATAAAATGAAAGGCTAAATATGATTGATAATCAAATTCGTTCGGATTACCTTTGTTTTTAATAGAATCTAAATTAGGTTTAAATGCTATAATGTCGCCAATATATAATTTATTAGCATTGCTATCGATATTGATATATAAAATACAATTTCCTTTTGATGGTTTCCATTGATTTTGAATTTTTATACCTTGAATGTCAATATTAAGTTTTAAAAAATTTGCTTTTTTCTCGGGAGTATTTTTAATAACACCAATAGCAATGCTATTTTTAGATTTATTTTCTTTAAATTGATATTGAGGGTATTGTATGCTGGATAAAGTATATGAGCTTATAATTAAAAATATATAAAGTAAAAATCCCCAAAGAATATTATTGAATTGTTTATAGGTTTTACTGTTAATGAAATGAAGTATAATAATTCCACAAAATAAGGTAATTAAAAGAATTTCTAAAATTTGAATATTTAAATAAAATGGAAAAATTCGAAATGCAAATATTCCAATAATAAATGGAACGATAAGGCGAATAAAGGGATACTCGGCAAAGGGATAATTTTTTTTTAAAAACATAGATCATTATGGTGCTAATTTTCTATAGCCACTTCGTTCAATATTTGATTGATGTTGGGCTCTATCGTACATATAAAATACAAATTCGCAGCTATCAATATTAGTAGGCAAATTAAAGTCCATATTAACTTTTAATGTACATTGCAGAACTTTATTTATTCCTTGAGGTTGTATATATTTAGTTCTAAAGTAAAATGGAGTTTGAAGGGGAATTAAAACTTGCTGATTTTGAACTCGTTTATATAAATCAATGTAAATATTGTAATAATATTTTGAACCGGGATTAAAGGGAGCTAGTGTATCAGATGCTTGAAAACCAATGTCACCATCGCCATCAATGAGTGTAAAAATGAGCGTAGCTCTACGAATTTGGTTCCCAAGTTCATCTAATGTGTCTTTTATAGGAACATCAATAAATTTTATTTGTGGAATTTCAGAAACTTTTTCTGGTTTACGGCAAGCAGTGATTAAAAAAAATACCGAAAATAATATTGTTAAAATTCTGATAATCATATTATTTTTTTCTAAAATAAATTTCCATTGGACAACCTTCAAAGTTAAATTTTTCTCGAATACTATTTTCAATAAAACGTTTATAGGGTTCACGAATATATTGAGGTAAGTTACAATAAAGTGATATAGATGGGTAGGGGGTGGGTAGTTGGGTTACATATTTAATTTTTATATATTTACCTTTATAAGCAGGTGGTGGAGTTTTTTCTACTAATTCTAAAATAAATTCGTTGAGTTGGTGAGTACTAATTTTACGTTTACGGTTTTCGTATACTTCGATCGCTTTTTCAAGAATTTGGTGAATACGTTGTTTCTCTATTACAGAAGTAAAAATAATTGGAACATTGGTAAATGGGGCTATACGTTTAAGAATATGGTCGGTAAATTCTTTATGGGTATGATTATTTTTTTCTATTAAGTCCCATTTATTTACAACTAAGACAATACCTTTATGATTTCGTTCGATAAGACTAAAAATGTTCATGTCTTGAGCTTGAATTCCTTCTTGGGCATCGATAAGTAATATGCATACATCAGAATATTCAATTGTTCTAATGGTACGCATAACGGAATAAAATTCGAGATTATCGGTTACCTTTTGTTTTTTTCTTAATCCTGCAGTGTCAATAAGATAAAAGTTCATACCATACTTATTGTACTTTGTGTAAATAGCATCGCGAGTAGTTCCGGCAATAGGTGTAACGATGTGTCTTTCTTCGCCCATCAATACATTTAATAGCGAAGATTTGCCAACATTGGGTCTGCCAACAATAGCAATTTTAGGTAAGTCTTCTACTATCGATTCGTTATGATCTTGAGGTAGAAGTTCCATTACTTTATCTAATAAATCGCCGGTACCACTGCCTGTAATAGCCGAAACAGGATAAACTTCGCCTAAACCTAAGCTATAATAGACGTGAGTGTCGTATATTTTATCGTAAGTATCTATTTTATTTGCAACTAATAATATTTTTTTATTCGATTTACGAAGTATTTCTGCCACAGCCCAATCTAAATCGGTAATATCATTGGTGCCATCTACTAAAAATAAAACAACATCGGCTTCGTTTAGGGCAATATGGACTTGTTTGCGTATTTCTTTTTCAAAAACATCGTCGGAATTTATTATGTAACCGCCTGTATCTATAAGTGTAAATGTTTTTCCATTCCATTCGCAAGTTCCATAATGACGATCACGTGTTACGCCTGGCGTTTCGTGTACAATAGCTTGACGACTTTCGGTAAGTCTATTAAAAAAGGTTGATTTTCCTACATTAGGTCTCCCAATAATTGCTACTATTCCTGCCATATCGAATGTGTTTTATTTATAGATATATCCCAGTCGTTTTAACCATTTAGGATCGTTGCGCCAGTTCTTTAATACTTTTACACTTAAATCGAGATATATGCGTGTATCTAAAAAATCTTCAATAGCGATACGGGCTTCGGTTCCAAGTTGTTTAATGGCTTTGCCTTTTTGTCCTATAAGAATTGCTTTTTGGCTTTCGCGAGCAACATATATGGTTGCATATATCTTGGTATGTGTTTCTTCTTCAATAAATGAATCAATTACAACTTCGCATGAATAAGGGATTTCTTGTTCATATAACAGAAATATTTTTTCGCGAATAAATTCACTTACAAAAAAACGAATATTACGATCGGAGAGTGATTCGTTATCAAAATATGGTTCGTGTTCGGGTAAATACTCAATAATGGTGTCTAATAATTTTTGTGTATTAAAATGATGTAACGATGAAAGTGGTATGACAATGGCATTAGGAAAAAAATGTTTCCATTGTTGAATAAGTGTTTCAACTTGTTGCTGAGTTTTTGCTAAGTCAATTTTATTGATTCCTATTATCAAAGGAACTTTAATTTCTGATAATAGGCTAGGAATGGTGTGTTCGTTTGGATTTTCTTCAATTGTAGTTAAGTATAATAAAATATCGGCATCTTCTATTGCTTCGTTTATAACATCCATCATGCATTCCTGAAGCTTATATTTAGGCGAAAGCAATCCAGGAGTGTCTGAAAAAATTATTTGTACATTATTATCATTGTAAAAAGCTTTTATTCGATGTCGGGTAGTTTGAACTTTAGGGCTAATAATACTTAGTTTTTCGCCAATGATATTGTTCATTAACGATGACTTACCTACATTGGGCTTACCAATAATATTAACAAAACCAGCTTTGTACATGTATTAATAATAAAGAAACAAAGGTAATAAAAAGCTATAAAAATAAAAGTTTAAAAAATGAGTTTTATAAGCTTGCTACTTGTTTATCGTAATTTACTTGAAATTCTATTTTACCTTTTTCGTTATACCAACTCCAAATACCTTTTCTAAAGCCTAGATAATATGAACCCAGTGTTCTGATGGTGCCATCTTCGTACCAATTCTTATAGGCACCATGTTTAATTCCGTTGAAATATTCTTGTACAAATTTTATTTGACCTCCTTCGTAATATAATATCTGTTTATGATTGGGTTTAATATTTTCGTTAACTGCTAATGTGTCGTTAGTCATTTGTTTTTCGTTTTTTTGAGTATTATTACAACTCCATACGATACATATAAAGGCGATTAAATAAAAATATTTCATAAGCAACCTTTTTGATTTTTCAAATATATGACATAAAATTTTAAAATGCAAATTTTTCTTAAAAAAACTAAAAGGTTTTAGACTTTTTGTTTGATGATTCACTTTTTATTAATCGATAAAAATAAGCAATTATAATGTTTAGTTAAATGAAATTCTTGATATTTATATAAATTTATGTTGTTTAGTATATAATAAGAGGCTACCCAAAGGCAGCCTCTCTTTTTTATTATTAAACAAAGTGAGTTATTTTTCAGGAATACGCATTTTATAAAATGATCGCCATACAAAGTATAATGCAATGGCCAAAAGTACATAACCTACATAAGGAGCAATTGTTCTAAAATCGGGTGATATAGCAATCTCCATGGCTAAAAGTCCAAATAAAGTTGTAAATTTAATAATGGGATTAAGCGAAACACTTGATGTGTCTTTAAATGGATCGCCAACAGTGTCGCCAACAACGGTTGCAGCATGCAAATCGGTTCCCTTTTCTTTTAAATCAACTTCAACCACTTTTTTGGCATTGTCCCATGCACCACCCGCATTGGCCATAAATACAGCTTGGAAAAGGCCAAAAATTGCTATAGAAATTAAATAGCTTACAAAAAACGATGCTGCTGCTGTAGAATGTGCATCGCCAGTACCCGATGGGGCTGAAATAAATGCAAATGCTAAGGCAAAAGAGAAAATAGCAATAAAAATGTTAATCATACCTTTTTGAGCGTATTGAGTACAGATTTTTACTACTTCTTTTGAGTTTTCGGTCGAAGCACTAAGGCTGGCGTTAGGGTCAAGGTTAATGTGCTTTTTGATATATTCAACAGCACGATAAGCACCTGTTGTAACAGCTTGTGTCGAAGCACCAGTAAACCAATATACAACTGAACCACCTGCTATAAAACCTAAAATAGTCCATGGGTTTAAAATGTTTAAGATTTGTTCAGGTTCAATGTTTAAAACATTTTTAATTACTAATATTAAAGAGAAAATCATGGTTGTAGCACCCACTACAGCTGTTCCGATAAGTACAGGTTTAGCTGTTGCTTTAAACGTATTTCCAGCGCCGTCGTTTGCTTCGAGGTAATGCTTAGCTTTTTCAAAATCGGGTTTAAATCCAAAATCTCTTTCAATTTCTTCGCTTATACCTTCTTTCGATTCAATTAGCGAAAGTTCATAAATAGATTGTGCGTTATCGGTAACAGGTCCGTAACTGTCAACAGCAATAGTTACAGGTCCCATACCTAAAAAACCAAATGCAACTAAGCCAAACGCGAAAATAGTAGGATAAGCGGGTATTACGTTTTCTAATCCTGTGTTGCTTGCTACATAAGCAATTGACATTAAAAGAATAAATACCATACCTTGCCAAAAGGCACTAAAATTGCCGGCTACAAAGCCCGAAAGGATATTTAACGAGGAGCCACCTTCTTTTGATGCACGTACTACTTCGTTTACATGTTTTGATTTTGGACTGGTAAAAATTTTTGTAAATTCAGGAATTAATGCTGCACCTAAAGTACCTGCACTAATAATAACAGATAGAATGACCCATAAATTTTCAGATACAGCACCTAATAAAGTGCCGGGTCCTATTAAGAAATAGCTTGCTAAAAAGGTTACTAAAATAGAAAAAATGGAGGTTATCCAAACTAAATTGGTTAAGGGAACTTCAAAATCTAAATCATCGGTTTTGCTGTAACGTGCTTGAGATATGAAACGGTTAATATAAAATGAAAATACTGAGGTTATAACCATTAAAATACGCATTACAAATATCCATGTTAATAACTCAGTTTGATAGTCAACATTGGTTATAGCTAAAACAATGAACGATATTAAAGCAACGCCGGTTACACCATAGGTTTCAAAACCATCGGCGGTTGGTCCTACACTGTCGCCTGCATTATCGCCGGTACAATCGGCAATAACACCAGGATTACGTGGGTCGTCTTCTTTAATGTTGAAAACGATTTTCATTAAGTCGCTACCAATATCGGCAATTTTTGTAAAAATACCACCGGCTATACGCAAAGCACTTGCACCGAGCGATTCGCCAATAGCAAATCCTACAAAACTAGCACCGGCTAATTCGCGAGGTACAAACAATAAAATAATCAACATCATAATTAATTCAACTGAAATGAGCATAACACCAATACTCATACCTGCATCGAGGGGGATATTTAATAATTTAAGTGGTTTACGTTCTAACGAAGCAAAAGCCATACGGCTGTTAGCAAGGGTGTTCATGCGAATACCAAACCAAGCTACACCATAAGAGCCTAAAATACCGATGATGGTCCAGAATAAAATAAGTAAAACACCACCAAAGGAACTATGTTGTAAATAACCAAAATAGAAAGTAATAATAGCTGCAACGATAAGGAAAAGTACAGCTAAAAATTTACCTTGTTGGAATAAATATGTTCGACATGTTTGGAAAATAATATGGGCAACATCTAACATCGATTTGTGTGCTTTAATCTTTTTAACTTTCATAAATTGATAAAGCCCAAATAGCATACCTAACACAGTAACTATAAGACCATAATATAGCAGGCTGTTCTGACGTTCTGCTAATTCGGGAATTTTTAAATCAGCTTCGCTTCCAGACATGAAAAAAGGACTTAACAAAGCTCCTAATACTAACAGTTTTCGTTTCATAGATTATTTAGTTTTAAATTGAATAATTTACAAAATTGTTCAAAAATATGTTGTAAAACATAATTTTTGGCAAAAGTAATACTTTTTTGAATATAAATTCAATATTCTAAAAAATATTTTTACTCTAAGTAATTAATAACTCTAAATTTAAAAAGTATGTTCTATATAATCATTTATATCAATAAAAGCCGTCTATTTTGTTTTAGACGGCTTTATATTAAAGATTTTATAGGCTTGAAAGTTTATTTTTGTGATAGTTTAATGAACTTTTTAATATAAGTGTTATGATCCGATTGTGCAACTAAATAATAGGTTTCATTACCTGTAAGTAAATGTGTAGAAATGGCAATTGGATTATTACCGATTTTTAGTTTAAATTTACCTAAATTATCAATCAATTGACCCTTTGAGTTCATTATATAAATATTAATTTCTTGATTGGACTGAATAGTTATTTCCGCATTTGCTTGATTGATGACAGGGTTAGGAACTATTTGAATAGAAGCAATATCGGAATATTGAATGTTTGCCCATAGTGATGAATCTTTCATAATACCGCCATTGGTAGTAGTATCGACAATAAAATTTAAATTAGTAAGGTTGGCATTACCGTTACTGCTAACTGATAATCCGGTATAAGTGCTCAAAAGTGGAAGTCCGGGAATATCAACGCGTAAATTACAGTTGGAAAGGTCAGGTAAGTTATTCAGATTATAAAATCCGGTAGTGTCAGTTAAAGCCATTTTTATGATAGTTGGACCAGGAACTTGTTCAACTGTAATTTCGGCACCTGGTACGGGTTCACTTGCTGCTTTACCGTTTTTACTATTTAAAAAATGAACATAGCCTGACATACTGCATAATCCATTGGTTATACTTGGAGCTTGAATGAGTTCAATATTAAGTTGAAGGGTATCGTTACAAGAAACTTGTAGCATTGTGGCATCGGTCCAATAGGGAGAGTGCTGATAGTAAGTATTCCAAACATTTAAATTTGTACCTGTATAATTGGCTTTTAAATAATAACTGCCAGGGTATATGTCGTAAAAATCAAAATTTGGACCTTGTACACGTATGGTATCCATAATAGCAGCACCAAATTGACCTACTTGTAACAACAATACCTTAGCACTATCGATAGGATTTTGATTATAGCTTACATAGCCTTTAATAACAGGTAGTTCACTTTGTTTAGTAACGTATATCGAAGAATCTACATAACAGCCATTTTGATCTTCGATGGCAAGTAAATAATTACCTTCGCTTAAATTATATACAATGTTATTAGCATAATTTACACCGTTAATCCAGTATGTATAAGTGCCTGTACCACCCATTCCTTCAAAGTATATGGTACCATCGTTATTTAAGCAGGTGGGGGGAGTTAACTGAATGGTATCTATTAAAAGTTTACTAGGCTCTGTTATGAGTATATTTGTAAAACTAATGGTGTCGCAATAATTTGCATCTTTAATATGC carries:
- a CDS encoding ComEC/Rec2 family competence protein, with amino-acid sequence MFLKKNYPFAEYPFIRLIVPFIIGIFAFRIFPFYLNIQILEILLITLFCGIIILHFINSKTYKQFNNILWGFLLYIFLIISSYTLSSIQYPQYQFKENKSKNSIAIGVIKNTPEKKANFLKLNIDIQGIKIQNQWKPSKGNCILYINIDSNANKLYIGDIIAFKPNLDSIKNKGNPNEFDYQSYLAFHFIAQSAFLKSNDWIKISSEHNFSIIRFAEHIRNKVLAIFNDLNLPNQVSAIASAITLGYKNEIDSEIKQSYVAAGATHILAVSGLHVGVIYLIIQYILFFLKKNSWQKWVKLFLIIIFLWFYAFITGLSPSVVRATTMFSFVAIGKQLNRHTNIYNILAASAFFILCINPFLLFDLGFQLSYIAVIGIVYFQPKIRAWFHSENQIIQFIWDLISVTIAAQIVTTPLSLYYFHQFPTYFLLSGIVLVPITSFVIYLTILNLIFYNIPFISIIFNVCLKYLILFMNGFTQFIEKLPIATITNIYVNEIQLILLYLILLFLTVYLIQKKIHYLKYLLFTIFIFSLIAFYNKFIQLQQKNIYVYNINQVSTLNFINGTKNVLFAELYKEKNIHIFLQNHWISMGLEQEKILPFHQLTPTFLFTNLTTIDNPNIFTKKHFFNFYGYKILVINDDFFFKNKFNSTIKVDAIILQKEAKVDIQKLLKYVYTKQIIIDSSCSQKKINFWKKKLKDTNISIYIVKEKGAWSYQI
- the der gene encoding ribosome biogenesis GTPase Der, with the translated sequence MAGIVAIIGRPNVGKSTFFNRLTESRQAIVHETPGVTRDRHYGTCEWNGKTFTLIDTGGYIINSDDVFEKEIRKQVHIALNEADVVLFLVDGTNDITDLDWAVAEILRKSNKKILLVANKIDTYDKIYDTHVYYSLGLGEVYPVSAITGSGTGDLLDKVMELLPQDHNESIVEDLPKIAIVGRPNVGKSSLLNVLMGEERHIVTPIAGTTRDAIYTKYNKYGMNFYLIDTAGLRKKQKVTDNLEFYSVMRTIRTIEYSDVCILLIDAQEGIQAQDMNIFSLIERNHKGIVLVVNKWDLIEKNNHTHKEFTDHILKRIAPFTNVPIIFTSVIEKQRIHQILEKAIEVYENRKRKISTHQLNEFILELVEKTPPPAYKGKYIKIKYVTQLPTPYPSISLYCNLPQYIREPYKRFIENSIREKFNFEGCPMEIYFRKK
- the era gene encoding GTPase Era produces the protein MYKAGFVNIIGKPNVGKSSLMNNIIGEKLSIISPKVQTTRHRIKAFYNDNNVQIIFSDTPGLLSPKYKLQECMMDVINEAIEDADILLYLTTIEENPNEHTIPSLLSEIKVPLIIGINKIDLAKTQQQVETLIQQWKHFFPNAIVIPLSSLHHFNTQKLLDTIIEYLPEHEPYFDNESLSDRNIRFFVSEFIREKIFLLYEQEIPYSCEVVIDSFIEEETHTKIYATIYVARESQKAILIGQKGKAIKQLGTEARIAIEDFLDTRIYLDLSVKVLKNWRNDPKWLKRLGYIYK
- a CDS encoding sodium-translocating pyrophosphatase, which translates into the protein MKRKLLVLGALLSPFFMSGSEADLKIPELAERQNSLLYYGLIVTVLGMLFGLYQFMKVKKIKAHKSMLDVAHIIFQTCRTYLFQQGKFLAVLFLIVAAIITFYFGYLQHSSFGGVLLILFWTIIGILGSYGVAWFGIRMNTLANSRMAFASLERKPLKLLNIPLDAGMSIGVMLISVELIMMLIILLFVPRELAGASFVGFAIGESLGASALRIAGGIFTKIADIGSDLMKIVFNIKEDDPRNPGVIADCTGDNAGDSVGPTADGFETYGVTGVALISFIVLAITNVDYQTELLTWIFVMRILMVITSVFSFYINRFISQARYSKTDDLDFEVPLTNLVWITSIFSILVTFLASYFLIGPGTLLGAVSENLWVILSVIISAGTLGAALIPEFTKIFTSPKSKHVNEVVRASKEGGSSLNILSGFVAGNFSAFWQGMVFILLMSIAYVASNTGLENVIPAYPTIFAFGLVAFGFLGMGPVTIAVDSYGPVTDNAQSIYELSLIESKEGISEEIERDFGFKPDFEKAKHYLEANDGAGNTFKATAKPVLIGTAVVGATTMIFSLILVIKNVLNIEPEQILNILNPWTILGFIAGGSVVYWFTGASTQAVTTGAYRAVEYIKKHINLDPNASLSASTENSKEVVKICTQYAQKGMINIFIAIFSFALAFAFISAPSGTGDAHSTAAASFFVSYLISIAIFGLFQAVFMANAGGAWDNAKKVVEVDLKEKGTDLHAATVVGDTVGDPFKDTSSVSLNPIIKFTTLFGLLAMEIAISPDFRTIAPYVGYVLLAIALYFVWRSFYKMRIPEK